CGATGGCGATTTCAGCCCTTTTCTGGCATTGCGCATGAATTTCGGCAAGCTTTTCGCCACCGTGGAGACCAACTATCTGCCGCCCGTTTCGACCGGGCCGGCAAACGTTCCGGCGCGCTGCGGCGCCGGCGAAGTGCCCGTCTGGCTCCGGCCCGATCTCAACCAGATGCGGATGCTCGTGGCAACAGACGGCAACTGGAAGGCCGAGGACGGCCGGCTGTTCAACTCGTGTACGAACGGGGTGACCGTCACCAATCACGGCAATCCCTTGCCCGATCCGAAATCCGGCTGGATTGATTTCGTCGTCTTCACCAAGCCCGGCCCTGGCGGTTCGGGCCGCATCGAGCTCTTTGCCAATGGCCAGCCGATCATCACCGTCAAAGGGCACATAGGCCATGCGGACAAGGGGCTTGGCGAAAACCAGTATTTCAAATTCGGTCCCTATCGTGCGGCCGATATTACCGACTGGACGCTCTATTACGACGAGTTCCGTCGCTCGCCGCGCTGTGAGGACGTTCTGACGAACGGCGCTTGCCCCTTCTCGTAAGGCGGCACCGACGCTCCCCGTCGTCTTCCCACGCTCTCCGGCGGTACGCTGGACAGCCCGTTGAAGCTACGCTAGTGTTTTTGTGGTGGCGGACGCTACAGCGGGTCATGCGTTCATTGGAATGTGCGAGTGTCGCTGTACGCTTGAAATTACTGCATGATTTTGCCCATGGCGGCTCCGGATTGGGAATTGTGCAGGAGGGGTAATGAGGGAAGCGTGTTGCGATGACGTCAGGAGCGGACCTGCTACGGGTTGAGGGTCTGCGGATCACATTCTCGGTGCTCGGCGGCGAAGTGGAAGCCGTTCGCGGAGCGAATTTCAGGATCTTGCCGGGGAAAGTGACTGCGCTCGTGGGCGAGTCCGGATCCGGGAAGTCGGCGATCAGCCAAGCGATCATGGGAATCCTGCCGAGCGTGGCGAGGGTCGGCGGTCGGGTGCTGTTCAATGATCCGGCGGCCGGAGCGAAACCGGTCGACCTGCTCTCGCTGGAGACGGATGGACGTGAGATTCAGGCGATCCGCGGCGCACGCATAAGCAAGATCTTCCAGGAGCCGATGACGTCACTGTCGCCGCTCCACACGATCGGAAACCAGATTTCCGAAGTGCTCGCGATCCACACCGACGCGGACGGGTCCGAGCGGCGGGCGAGGACGGAACAGCTCCTGGGTTATGTCGGATTTTCCGATCCGAGGCGGGCCTACGACATGTACCCCTTCGAACTCTCCGGCGGCATGCGCCAGCGCGCCATGATCGCGATGGCGCTCATCTGTCGGCCTGCGCTGCTTATCGCCGACGAGCCGACCACCGCCCTCGACGTGACGGTCCAGGCACAAATCCTGCAGCTCTTGCGGGAGCTCCAGTCCAAACTCAACATGGCCATCCTGTTGATTACGCATGACCTCGGCGTCGTCGCCAACATGGCGGACGAGGTCGTCGTCATCTATCACGGCGATATCGTCGAGGCCGGGCCGGTCGATGCGATCTTCCGCAATCCCCAACACCCCTATCTCAAAGGGCTGATGGCGGCGGTGCCGCATTTCGATATGAAGCCCGGCGAGCGGCTGAAGGCGCTTCGCGAGGTGCCGGTCAAGGCCGGCACGCTCCTCGGCAGACCGGAGGCCAGAAGGGTCTCCGGGCCGGATGTCCTCGTGTCCGTGCGCAATGTATCGAAGACATTTGCGACGCGCAGCTCGGGCTGGTTCGGCACCGGCGCCGCGTCGAGTCATCGCGCGGTTGACAATGTCAGCTTCGATATCCGTCGCGGTGAATGCCTGGGGCTTGTCGGCGAAAGCGGCTCCGGCAAGACGACGGTGAGCAAGATCCTGATGCGGGCGGTGACGCCGGACACCGGGTCCATCACTTTCGACGATGGAGAAGGGGCGCTCGACGTCCTGAAACTCGATGGGTCGGAGCTCAAGGCGCTGCGCGCAAAGATCCAGATGGTGTTCCAGGATCCGGTCTCGTCGCTTTCGCCGCGGATGACGGTCAAGAACATTCTCAGCGAGCCGCTCGAAATTCACGGGCGCGGCACGCCGAAGTCGCGCGTCGAGACCGTTCGCTCGCTCCTGCAGGCGGTTGGCCTCGACCAGCGCTTCATCAACCGTTACCCGCACAGTTTTTCCGGCGGTCAGAGACAGCGCATCGGCATCGCACGAGCGCTCGCGCTCGTGCCGCAGCTTCTGATCTGCGACGAGCCCGTTTCGGCGCTCGACGTTTCGGTGCAGGCCCAGATCCTCAACCTGCTCAAGGATTTGCAGAAGGAACTCGGCCTGACGACGTTTTTCATCTCGCACAACCTTGCGGTCGTGGACTACATGGCCGATCGCATCGCCGTCATGTGCGCCGGGCGGATCGTCGAGCTGGCGCCGCGCGAAGTGCTGATGCGCAATCCGGTCCATCCCTACACGAAGTCGCTGCTGGCGGCCATTCCCTACCCCGATCTCGACCGGAAGCTCGATTTCGATTCGCTTCAGGCGAGCGGAGGATCGGACCAACAGCGCTGGGGCGTGCAATTTTCGGACGGCGGAGAGGAGAATGCGCTTTTTCCCGCCGATCTCGGCGGCGGCCATTATGTCCTCGCCCGCAAATCGGTGGATGCGAGGGAGCTACGCCCATGATCACCCGAAGAACAGCGCTTGCCATCCTTGCATCCACGGCATTCCCGAAGGTCCTGCTTGCTGCACCGGGCGAGCTCGACGCGCTCGCGCCGCTCGTTCAGGAAGGCAAGCTTCCGCCGCT
The Ensifer sp. WSM1721 genome window above contains:
- a CDS encoding polysaccharide lyase, encoding MLRIVLLAAVLAAPGVACAESLELPPHERKLVDGFEGKDFAPEGGLYYRENSEQSAGTYEFQSDVKRTGNGGLKLSIVPKCPATEGGCSERAEIWEKTELRVPYDQGVWYGFSVKFADPIPSGDHRYLIAQWKREIDHGADGDFSPFLALRMNFGKLFATVETNYLPPVSTGPANVPARCGAGEVPVWLRPDLNQMRMLVATDGNWKAEDGRLFNSCTNGVTVTNHGNPLPDPKSGWIDFVVFTKPGPGGSGRIELFANGQPIITVKGHIGHADKGLGENQYFKFGPYRAADITDWTLYYDEFRRSPRCEDVLTNGACPFS
- a CDS encoding ABC transporter ATP-binding protein, with the translated sequence MTSGADLLRVEGLRITFSVLGGEVEAVRGANFRILPGKVTALVGESGSGKSAISQAIMGILPSVARVGGRVLFNDPAAGAKPVDLLSLETDGREIQAIRGARISKIFQEPMTSLSPLHTIGNQISEVLAIHTDADGSERRARTEQLLGYVGFSDPRRAYDMYPFELSGGMRQRAMIAMALICRPALLIADEPTTALDVTVQAQILQLLRELQSKLNMAILLITHDLGVVANMADEVVVIYHGDIVEAGPVDAIFRNPQHPYLKGLMAAVPHFDMKPGERLKALREVPVKAGTLLGRPEARRVSGPDVLVSVRNVSKTFATRSSGWFGTGAASSHRAVDNVSFDIRRGECLGLVGESGSGKTTVSKILMRAVTPDTGSITFDDGEGALDVLKLDGSELKALRAKIQMVFQDPVSSLSPRMTVKNILSEPLEIHGRGTPKSRVETVRSLLQAVGLDQRFINRYPHSFSGGQRQRIGIARALALVPQLLICDEPVSALDVSVQAQILNLLKDLQKELGLTTFFISHNLAVVDYMADRIAVMCAGRIVELAPREVLMRNPVHPYTKSLLAAIPYPDLDRKLDFDSLQASGGSDQQRWGVQFSDGGEENALFPADLGGGHYVLARKSVDARELRP